Part of the Salmo trutta chromosome 5, fSalTru1.1, whole genome shotgun sequence genome is shown below.
CCACCCAGAAAACTCCCTCTTCCCCTGTAACAGCCTATCacaggcctcctgcatggctCTCACTGCCTCTCCACTCACATCAATCAGGGTGACCTTGGTAAGGATGCGCTGTTCCCTCCCAAAATCCCTCACTGCAGAGACTATGGCCTCAGAGCACACCTTCAGAGGAACGCCgaaaatccccgagctgatgcAGGGCATGGCCAGGGTCTGGAGCTCCAAGGTCTCTGCCAGAACCAGGGCTGCCTTTACTGTCTTCTCCAGCAGAGGGCGCTCATTCCCACCTACGCAGCCCCCTACTGGTCTTACTGCATGCAGCAGCATCTTACAAGGCAGATTCCCTCCTGTAGTCTCTACCACTGTACCTGTGGGCACTCTCCCTATCTGCCTAACCAGATCTATGCTGGCCCGCTGTACCTCAGGCCCCCCCGCCCGGCTCAGAGCTGCAGCCACGCCCCCAGCGTGATCCAGATACTCATTGGCTGCGTTCACCAGTGCATCTGCCCGTTCCTTGGTGATGTCACCCTGACAAACAACTACCTGCAGCCCCCCCCGGAGGTGATAGCTGGCGGCTGCAACCGCCCTGTTAGATCTTGGTCCGGCGCCTGCTTCACCGACTACGCCACCATGGTTCTGTTGAGGACGTCCCACAACACTTACACTGGACTGGTCTATCAGAAAGGCCAAAATCTCCTCCCTCAGCTCCTGAACCTGCTTCATGTGGCCCAGCAGCTGCACTCTACACCCAGGACCATACCTGGCCACTACCCTGCGTCTACTTTGGTTCATCTCCTTCACCTTTGTCTCAAGTTTGGACTTCAGTTCAGCCAGGAAGGCACTGTTGGGCACGTCAATCTTCTCCTCCCCAAACTCCACTAGGAGATCCTTCTCAGCTTGGTCCAGTTTCCCggaggagaaagagaacagaTGGAGCTCTGTGTCCCCCAACTCTACCTCCACATGGTGTCCCAACCCCAGCAGACTGCTCAGGTTCCCAGGCCTCCCATACTGCTCTCTCAGGAAGGACAGGAGGTGGAGGGACACCTCTGGCACCACCCGCTCCAGCACCAGAGAGATTTTATCTGTAACCAACTTTCTGGCTGTCCGGACTTCACTTGCTGAACCCTCCAGCACCAGCTGAGCTGAGTCACCGTGCGTCACCTTCACCTCCGGAACAGCCTCACCTAGATCTTTCTCTATAACTTTCCCTAGAAGACGGAGCTTGGACTGTCCAAGTTGACAGGTGGTGCTGATCTTCTCCTGCATCCCGGAGCTCAGACCCTGAGACTGGAAGGCCTCCAGCTCCTTCAGCTTGGCCTGGACCTCGGGCCCCTCCCCAACCACCACCGCAAACCCTTCCCCTGCCTCGCAGTAAACCCTCACATCCTCCGAACCCAGGGTACTTCTCTGCAGCAGAGTCTGGAGCTTACGTGGGTCTACCTCATAGTGGCATTTGTACTGCTCCTGGAGCTGTTTGAACAGTCTCTCTACCTGTGCCTTCCATGGTCCCACCCCAACCCCATCTCCACATGACTCAGCTTGACCTGAGCCTCTGACCACTGCCCTCCCATCCTCTGGGTAGAGGTGGACAGAGCAGCCCAGAGAGGACAGCTGCTGTTGCAGGTCTCTTCCAGCTCCAGGGCTCTCCATCAGGTATCGCAAGAGGTAGGAGTCTAGAGGGAGTTCATGCTCTAGGACACCAGGCGATGTCTGgacagggaaggagggatggaatgGGAGGGACTGGTGACTCTAGAGTCAGAGAAAAAAGGTGTCAGTCCTGGGGAATTCCACTGTTAATGATTATTATGTCTGTATTTATCTAAGTTTATTATTCATTTATTATTGTGGGTCAACCGTACAGCTGCGTCCATTTGTCCATTTAGTTTAATACAGATTTGTTTGGCTAAAATGTATGTTCTTCTCATTTCTCATATTGTacatttatacactgctcaaaaaataaagggaacacttaaacaacacaatgtaactccaagtcagtcacacttctgtgaaatcaaactgtccacttaggaagcaacactgattgacaatacatttcacatgatgttgtgcaaatggaatagacaacaggtggaaattataggcaattagcaagacacccccaataaaggagtggttctgcaggtggggaccacagaccacttctcagttcctatgcttcctggctgatgttttggtcacttttgaatgctggcggtgctttcactctagtggtagcatgagacggagtctacaacccacacaagtggctcaggtagtgcagctcatccaggatggcacatcaatgcgagctgtggcaagaaggtttgctgtgtctgtcagcgtagtgtccagagcatggaggcgctaccaggagacaggccagtacatcaggagacgtggaggaggtcgtaggagggaaacaaccgctacc
Proteins encoded:
- the LOC115194514 gene encoding uncharacterized protein LOC115194514 isoform X5, which encodes MEVYKYPVFFEVHRLDPAQKEKIEKYFQVRRKSGGEDCGPIDKVGDNVYKIAFIDRTVQERVLQKAHHVLEMPGGPLSLTLRDSLEPPPTTTSPISSQESHQSLPFHPSFPVQTSPGVLEHELPLDSYLLRYLMESPGAGRDLQQQLSSLGCSVHLYPEDGRAVVRGSGQAESCGDGVGVGPWKAQVERLFKQLQEQYKCHYEVDPRKLQTLLQRSTLGSEDVRVYCEAGEGFAVVVGEGPEVQAKLKELEAFQSQGLSSGMQEKISTTCQLGQSKLRLLGKVIEKDLGEAVPEVKVTHGDSAQLVLEGSASEVRTARKLVTDKISLVLERVVPEVSLHLLSFLREQYGRPGNLSSLLGLGHHVEVELGDTELHLFSFSSGKLDQAEKDLLVEFGEEKIDVPNSAFLAELKSKLETKVKEMNQSRRRVVARYGPGCRVQLLGHMKQVQELREEILAFLIDQSSVSVVGRPQQNHGGVVGEAGAGPRSNRAVAAASYHLRGGLQVVVCQGDITKERADALVNAANEYLDHAGGVAAALSRAGGPEVQRASIDLVRQIGRVPTGTVVETTGGNLPCKMLLHAVRPVGGCVGGNERPLLEKTVKAALVLAETLELQTLAMPCISSGIFGVPLKVCSEAIVSAVRDFGREQRILTKVTLIDVSGEAVRAMQEACDRLLQGKREFSGWEVESSTTTTTTHAPQRDTTAASARGTAAPEVCVQVEIIQGTIEKQEVDALVSPMVGSDPLSSRVGNVLLDAAGPALMTAFLRESGEQTAPGDNVLVEGLSGLSSGRVFFLSCAHWDNNPQGPAVQALMQGVRKILTACENRGFRSVAFPVVGTGEVLQFPHNVATQVLLEEIHRYEQNRASRTPFLVRIVVHPNDRDSTKLFKLPRMLCISEGSHWALDQSKTAGLCCLV